From the Cohaesibacter sp. ES.047 genome, one window contains:
- a CDS encoding Lrp/AsnC family transcriptional regulator: protein MDQFDDKILHELRADGRITHTELGKRVGLSPSATMRRVQELERTGVIAGYRAVINPQKIGNAFTAMIGVGLNDHSKAAQQSFERSISASSAVVECHNVTGTIEYILRVEVPDLAAYKHFHTEILGSLPQVSTLTTYAILSSPKDMRA, encoded by the coding sequence ATGGATCAATTTGACGACAAAATTTTGCATGAATTGCGAGCGGATGGGCGGATCACCCATACCGAGCTTGGCAAACGGGTTGGCCTGTCTCCTTCTGCTACCATGCGGCGGGTGCAGGAGTTGGAGCGCACGGGCGTGATTGCCGGATACCGCGCCGTTATCAATCCTCAAAAGATCGGCAACGCCTTCACGGCCATGATCGGGGTTGGTCTCAATGATCACTCGAAAGCGGCGCAGCAGAGTTTCGAACGTTCGATCTCCGCCTCAAGCGCGGTTGTCGAATGCCATAATGTGACGGGAACGATCGAATATATCCTCAGGGTCGAAGTGCCCGACCTTGCCGCCTACAAGCATTTCCACACCGAGATTCTGGGCTCCCTGCCGCAGGTCTCGACGCTGACGACCTACGCGATCCTGTCGTCGCCCAAAGATATGCGTGCCTAA
- the ilvN gene encoding acetolactate synthase small subunit, with product MQKGSAYFIEEVTSAVETHTLSVLVDNEPGVLARVIGLFSGRGYNIDSLTVSETSHEEHISRITIVTTATPQVIQQIRTQLGRLVPVHEVADLSLSEIKPLERELALIKVAGTGEKRVEALRLADAFRATVIDATAEHFIFEMTGRQQKIEQFITIMQPLGLVEVCRTGVIALKRGQDKT from the coding sequence ATGCAAAAAGGATCTGCCTATTTCATTGAAGAAGTCACCAGTGCTGTAGAGACGCATACGCTGTCGGTTCTGGTTGACAACGAGCCGGGCGTGCTAGCACGGGTTATCGGTCTGTTTTCCGGTCGCGGCTATAACATCGACTCTCTGACAGTCTCAGAAACCTCGCATGAAGAGCATATCTCGCGCATTACCATTGTGACGACGGCAACGCCGCAGGTCATTCAGCAGATCCGCACGCAACTGGGACGTCTCGTTCCGGTGCATGAAGTGGCGGACCTGTCGCTCAGCGAGATCAAGCCGCTGGAGCGGGAGTTGGCCCTGATCAAGGTGGCGGGAACCGGTGAAAAGCGTGTCGAGGCCCTGCGCCTTGCCGACGCTTTCCGGGCGACCGTGATCGATGCGACGGCTGAGCATTTCATTTTTGAGATGACCGGACGTCAGCAGAAGATCGAGCAGTTCATCACCATCATGCAGCCGCTTGGCCTAGTCGAAGTGTGCCGCACCGGGGTTATCGCCCTGAAGCGCGGACAGGATAAGACCTGA
- the ilvC gene encoding ketol-acid reductoisomerase translates to MRVYYDRDADINLIKGKNVAIVGYGSQGHAHALNLRDSGVANLAIALREGSSSAKKAEGEGLKVMTVAEASKWADVVMMLTPDELQADIYYAEMHENLKENALLLFAHGLNVHFNLIEPRADLDVAMVAPKGPGHTVRGEYQRGAGVPTLIAIAQDATGNAHDLALSYASANGGGRAGVIETTFKEECETDLFGEQAVLCGGAVELMRAGFETLVEAGYAPEMAYFECVHEMKLIVDLIYEGGIANMNYSISNTAEYGEYVTGPRVITPDTKAEMKKVLTDIQDGTFVRNWMLENKVNQTSFKAVRARNDAHQVEEVGAKLRGMMPWIKEKAMVDKSKN, encoded by the coding sequence ATGCGCGTATATTATGATCGCGATGCAGATATCAATCTGATCAAAGGCAAGAATGTTGCCATCGTTGGCTATGGTTCCCAGGGCCACGCCCATGCTCTGAACCTGCGCGACTCCGGCGTTGCCAATCTGGCCATTGCCCTGCGTGAAGGCTCTTCTTCTGCCAAGAAGGCAGAGGGCGAAGGCCTGAAAGTGATGACCGTTGCCGAGGCATCCAAATGGGCCGACGTGGTCATGATGCTGACCCCCGATGAGCTGCAGGCTGACATCTACTATGCCGAAATGCACGAGAACCTGAAAGAGAACGCGCTTCTGCTGTTCGCTCATGGTCTCAACGTGCACTTCAACCTGATCGAGCCGCGCGCTGACCTTGACGTTGCCATGGTTGCTCCAAAGGGCCCGGGCCACACGGTGCGTGGCGAATATCAGCGCGGCGCTGGCGTTCCGACCCTGATCGCGATTGCTCAGGATGCAACTGGCAATGCCCATGACCTGGCACTGTCCTATGCTTCTGCCAACGGCGGTGGCCGTGCTGGCGTGATCGAAACCACCTTCAAGGAAGAGTGCGAGACCGACCTCTTCGGTGAACAAGCTGTTCTGTGTGGCGGTGCTGTCGAGCTGATGCGTGCTGGCTTCGAAACCCTCGTGGAAGCTGGTTATGCTCCGGAAATGGCCTACTTCGAGTGCGTTCACGAAATGAAGCTGATTGTCGACCTGATCTATGAAGGCGGCATCGCAAACATGAACTACTCCATCTCCAACACCGCTGAATATGGTGAGTATGTCACTGGCCCGCGCGTCATCACGCCGGACACCAAAGCAGAGATGAAAAAGGTTCTGACCGACATTCAGGACGGCACCTTTGTGCGCAACTGGATGCTGGAAAACAAGGTCAACCAGACCTCGTTCAAGGCGGTCCGCGCGCGCAACGACGCCCATCAGGTCGAAGAAGTCGGAGCAAAGCTGCGCGGCATGATGCCATGGATCAAAGAAAAGGCCATGGTCGACAAGTCGAAAAACTAA
- a CDS encoding pyridoxine 5'-phosphate synthase: protein MKTRLSVNVNAVAALRNRRDLPWPSVTGMSRIALDAGAKGITVHPRPDERHIRRKDVRDLVDMLRKDYPGKELCLEGYPDNRFMALCEEIKPDQVLFVPDLPGQTTSDHGWDFAANDALLRGVIEVIKRSGSRVSLFVDPDPAQPAKAAAVGADRIEIYTGPYGACHSDADLEKTRLAEVVATAHAAKEAGLGVNAGHDLTPDNLPALIAEVPFIREVSIGHGFVADALIHGFAKSVERFQAAMGER, encoded by the coding sequence ATGAAGACGCGACTGAGTGTGAATGTGAATGCGGTGGCTGCGCTGCGCAATCGGCGCGACCTGCCATGGCCGAGTGTGACGGGAATGTCCCGGATTGCGCTTGATGCGGGTGCCAAGGGGATTACCGTGCATCCGCGGCCTGACGAGCGTCACATTCGGCGCAAGGATGTACGCGATCTGGTCGATATGCTCCGCAAGGACTATCCGGGCAAGGAATTGTGCCTTGAAGGCTATCCGGACAATCGCTTCATGGCGCTTTGCGAAGAGATCAAGCCCGATCAGGTGCTGTTCGTGCCGGACCTTCCCGGTCAGACCACCTCGGATCATGGCTGGGATTTTGCAGCCAATGATGCGCTTTTGCGCGGTGTCATCGAGGTGATCAAGCGCTCGGGCAGCCGGGTGTCGCTGTTCGTTGATCCCGATCCCGCCCAGCCAGCCAAAGCCGCTGCTGTCGGAGCCGACAGGATCGAGATCTACACCGGACCTTACGGGGCCTGCCACTCTGACGCTGATCTGGAGAAGACGCGGCTCGCCGAGGTGGTTGCCACAGCCCATGCAGCCAAGGAAGCCGGGTTGGGGGTCAATGCCGGTCATGACCTGACACCGGACAATCTGCCGGCACTGATTGCCGAGGTGCCATTCATCCGCGAAGTCTCGATCGGGCATGGCTTTGTTGCCGATGCTCTCATTCATGGATTTGCAAAGAGCGTTGAACGCTTTCAAGCAGCCATGGGCGAACGCTAG
- a CDS encoding LysE family translocator encodes MTYENALALILFAFATSITPGPNNLMLMASGANFGLVRSLPHLLGVSLGFVFMTSIVGAGLSEFLTSNALLSKGLQVVCMVFVLYLAWRIVNATPPDNPQSAQGRPMRFIEAAAFQWVNPKAIAMAITTTTAYIQEQTYIAIALAGLIFALVNLPSCGLWVILGQQMRRLLHSRRSFFLFNLIMATLLVLSMLPVVLGLADS; translated from the coding sequence ATGACTTATGAAAACGCACTTGCCCTCATCCTGTTTGCCTTTGCCACCTCCATCACGCCGGGGCCGAACAACCTGATGCTGATGGCATCAGGGGCCAATTTCGGACTGGTCAGAAGCTTGCCGCATCTCCTCGGAGTGTCCCTTGGCTTTGTCTTCATGACATCAATCGTCGGTGCCGGTCTGAGCGAATTCCTGACCTCCAACGCGTTGCTGTCAAAGGGCCTGCAAGTCGTCTGCATGGTGTTTGTACTCTATCTGGCTTGGCGGATCGTCAATGCCACCCCACCGGATAACCCGCAGAGTGCGCAAGGCCGTCCCATGCGCTTTATCGAAGCCGCGGCCTTCCAATGGGTCAACCCCAAGGCCATTGCCATGGCGATCACGACAACAACCGCCTACATTCAGGAACAGACCTATATCGCAATCGCCCTTGCAGGGTTGATTTTTGCGCTGGTCAATCTGCCTTCATGCGGCTTGTGGGTTATTCTGGGCCAACAGATGCGCAGACTGCTTCACAGCAGGCGATCCTTCTTCCTGTTCAACCTGATCATGGCCACGTTGCTTGTGCTGTCGATGCTGCCGGTGGTTCTGGGGCTTGCCGACAGCTAA
- the miaA gene encoding tRNA (adenosine(37)-N6)-dimethylallyltransferase MiaA has translation MDGTETFCAPTAVLIAGPTASGKSSLAVRLAEMVDGVVINADSMQIYDQMSILSARPTPEEMGSVEHLLYGYVSPSERYSVGHWLDDAVEAIAKVRAKGQCPILVGGTGLYFKALTEGLNALPDVPDDLKAYWQGELERLGEPEALHTILACRDPQMAHQLEPADGQRILRALEVLDATGKSLLEWQASNDLRHDPAVTDGAVKLALCPPRELVYEKIEMRFDQMVELGGVKEAAHLAAMGLSPDLPAMKAIGVAYLAAYDRGEMAFDEAIRLCKRDTRRYAKRQMTWIRNQMGHWAQFESGEDAVSGFKSLIGDSWTPV, from the coding sequence ATGGACGGTACAGAAACCTTTTGCGCACCGACAGCGGTGTTGATAGCCGGGCCAACGGCCAGCGGCAAGTCTTCTCTTGCTGTCCGCTTGGCCGAAATGGTGGATGGTGTCGTTATCAACGCTGATTCCATGCAGATTTATGATCAGATGTCCATCCTGTCTGCGCGTCCGACGCCGGAGGAAATGGGCTCGGTTGAACACCTTCTTTATGGCTATGTCAGTCCTTCGGAGCGCTATTCGGTGGGCCACTGGCTCGATGATGCAGTCGAAGCAATCGCAAAGGTGCGCGCCAAAGGGCAATGTCCGATCCTCGTTGGCGGGACCGGACTCTATTTCAAGGCACTGACAGAGGGGCTCAATGCACTGCCCGATGTGCCTGATGATTTGAAGGCCTATTGGCAGGGGGAGCTTGAACGCCTAGGAGAACCAGAGGCCCTGCACACGATCCTTGCCTGCCGTGACCCTCAGATGGCGCATCAGCTCGAACCTGCAGACGGGCAGAGAATCCTTCGGGCGCTTGAGGTACTGGACGCGACGGGTAAATCGCTTCTGGAATGGCAGGCGAGCAACGACCTGCGGCACGATCCGGCTGTCACAGACGGGGCTGTCAAACTGGCGCTCTGCCCACCACGCGAGCTTGTCTATGAAAAGATCGAGATGCGTTTTGATCAGATGGTCGAGCTGGGGGGTGTCAAGGAGGCAGCGCATCTTGCCGCGATGGGGCTATCCCCGGACCTGCCAGCCATGAAGGCCATCGGCGTTGCCTATCTTGCCGCCTATGACCGCGGCGAAATGGCGTTTGACGAGGCCATCCGCCTGTGCAAGCGTGATACCCGCCGTTATGCCAAGCGGCAGATGACATGGATCCGCAATCAGATGGGGCACTGGGCCCAGTTCGAGAGCGGAGAGGATGCGGTGAGTGGATTCAAGAGCCTGATCGGGGACAGCTGGACCCCCGTTTGA
- a CDS encoding acetolactate synthase 3 large subunit — MTRQMTGAEMVIQALKDQGVDHIFGYPGGAVLPIYDEIFQQEDVKHILVRHEQGAGHAAEGYARSTGKVGVLLVTSGPGATNAVTALTDALLDSIPLVCICGQVPTPLIGSDAFQECDTSGITRPCTKHNYLVRSVDDLPRVLHEAFYVARSGRPGPVVVDIPKDVQFAEGIYHGPSNVTHKSYHPQVKGDLDSIRQVVDMLVNAKRPVFYTGGGVINSGPEACQMLRELIALTGYPITSTLMGLGAYPASGKEWLGMLGMHGTYEANMAMHECDLMICIGARFDDRITGRLDAFSPNSKKVHIDIDASSINKIVRVDLGIVGDVGHVLEDMVRIWRASTQQADKQAIATWWEQIKIWRKRNCLAYRPNDDVIMPQYALERLNEKLKGKDFYITTEVGQHQMWAAQYLGFDEPNRWMTSGGLGTMGYGLPAALGAQVAHPDSIVVDIAGDGSVQMNIQEMATAIQHNLPIKVMILNNEYLGMVRQWQQLLHGNRLSNSYVEAMPDFVKLAEAYGAKGIYCNKPADLDDAIDEMLAYDGPVIFDCRVAKLANCFPMIPSGRAHNDMLLSEEAEDEEKIATAIGEAGKKLV, encoded by the coding sequence ATGACCCGGCAGATGACAGGCGCTGAAATGGTTATTCAGGCTCTGAAAGATCAGGGTGTTGACCATATTTTTGGCTATCCTGGAGGCGCTGTCCTCCCGATCTATGACGAGATTTTCCAACAGGAAGACGTTAAGCATATTCTTGTGCGCCACGAACAGGGAGCAGGCCATGCGGCAGAGGGCTATGCCCGCTCGACCGGCAAGGTCGGTGTGCTTCTGGTGACTTCGGGCCCGGGGGCCACCAATGCCGTGACCGCCCTGACCGATGCGCTTCTGGATTCCATTCCGCTGGTCTGCATTTGCGGTCAGGTGCCCACACCGTTGATCGGCTCGGACGCCTTTCAGGAGTGTGACACGTCTGGCATCACCCGCCCGTGCACGAAGCACAATTATCTCGTTCGCTCGGTCGATGATCTGCCGCGCGTTCTGCATGAAGCCTTCTATGTCGCCCGTTCGGGACGTCCGGGACCGGTTGTTGTCGATATTCCCAAGGATGTGCAGTTCGCCGAGGGCATCTATCACGGGCCTTCAAATGTCACCCACAAGTCCTATCATCCGCAGGTCAAGGGCGATCTCGACTCCATTCGTCAGGTTGTCGACATGCTGGTCAATGCCAAGCGGCCCGTTTTTTATACGGGTGGCGGGGTCATCAACTCCGGCCCGGAAGCCTGTCAGATGTTGCGCGAGCTGATCGCCCTGACCGGCTATCCCATCACCTCGACCCTGATGGGGTTGGGAGCCTATCCTGCATCGGGCAAGGAATGGCTTGGGATGCTGGGGATGCACGGCACCTACGAGGCGAACATGGCGATGCATGAATGCGATCTCATGATCTGCATCGGCGCGCGGTTCGATGACCGCATCACCGGTCGGCTTGATGCCTTCTCGCCCAATTCGAAAAAGGTCCATATCGATATCGATGCCTCCTCGATCAACAAGATCGTTCGGGTCGATCTCGGGATTGTCGGCGATGTCGGGCATGTCCTTGAAGACATGGTTCGGATCTGGCGTGCCAGCACTCAGCAGGCTGACAAACAGGCAATTGCTACCTGGTGGGAGCAGATCAAGATCTGGCGCAAGCGCAACTGTCTTGCCTATCGTCCCAATGACGATGTGATCATGCCGCAATATGCCCTCGAGCGCCTCAATGAAAAGCTGAAGGGCAAGGACTTCTACATCACGACCGAAGTTGGTCAGCACCAGATGTGGGCGGCGCAGTATCTGGGCTTTGACGAGCCCAACCGCTGGATGACATCGGGGGGACTGGGCACTATGGGGTATGGCCTGCCTGCAGCCCTTGGGGCACAGGTCGCGCACCCGGATAGCATCGTTGTCGATATCGCCGGGGATGGTTCTGTACAGATGAACATTCAGGAGATGGCGACGGCGATCCAGCACAATCTGCCCATCAAGGTGATGATCCTGAACAACGAATATCTTGGCATGGTGCGCCAGTGGCAGCAGTTGCTGCATGGCAACCGCCTGTCGAACTCGTATGTCGAAGCAATGCCCGATTTTGTCAAACTGGCCGAGGCCTATGGGGCCAAGGGGATTTACTGCAACAAGCCGGCTGATCTGGACGATGCAATTGACGAAATGCTGGCCTACGACGGTCCGGTGATCTTTGATTGCCGTGTTGCCAAGCTGGCCAACTGCTTCCCGATGATCCCGTCGGGCCGGGCACACAATGACATGCTGCTCTCGGAAGAGGCCGAGGACGAGGAAAAAATTGCGACCGCGATCGGAGAAGCCGGCAAGAAGCTGGTTTGA
- the serB gene encoding phosphoserine phosphatase SerB, with protein MSVTLTLISAPAKPAVSVELVADVRSRLKLDTDIVWLMEGVACDFVFSDAIDEDAIRQDIAPALESRAVDVVLQPSEGRRKQLLMADMDSTMIQQECIDELADEVGLKGRVSDITARAMRGEIDFEPALKERVGLLRGLDLSIVDKLFAERITFTPGGKALVQTMKANGAYCALVSGGFTHFTARVRADLGFDEDRANLLIEENGKLTGEVGLPILGKDAKRSRLHELVKELKLDFSQTIAVGDGANDLAMIMDAGAGVALHAKPAVAAQAQHVINHGDLTALLFLQGYKAEDFILG; from the coding sequence ATGTCCGTCACTTTGACACTCATCAGCGCGCCTGCCAAGCCGGCCGTTAGCGTCGAACTCGTGGCTGATGTCCGCTCTCGCCTCAAGCTCGATACAGACATTGTCTGGCTGATGGAAGGGGTCGCCTGTGATTTTGTTTTCTCAGATGCGATTGATGAAGACGCGATCAGGCAGGACATCGCTCCCGCTCTGGAAAGCCGGGCGGTGGATGTTGTGCTTCAGCCCTCGGAAGGGCGCCGCAAGCAGCTGCTGATGGCGGACATGGATTCCACCATGATCCAGCAGGAATGCATCGACGAGCTCGCCGATGAAGTCGGCCTGAAAGGGCGGGTCTCGGACATCACCGCCCGTGCCATGCGCGGCGAAATCGACTTCGAGCCAGCGCTGAAGGAACGTGTGGGCCTGCTAAGGGGTCTTGACCTTTCCATCGTCGACAAGCTGTTTGCCGAGCGCATCACCTTTACGCCCGGCGGCAAGGCACTCGTCCAGACCATGAAGGCAAACGGGGCCTATTGCGCTCTGGTCTCTGGCGGCTTCACCCATTTCACCGCCCGCGTCCGGGCCGATCTGGGCTTTGACGAGGATCGCGCCAACCTGCTCATCGAAGAAAACGGCAAGCTGACCGGCGAGGTTGGCCTGCCGATCCTTGGCAAGGATGCCAAGCGGTCCCGTCTGCATGAATTGGTCAAGGAATTGAAGCTCGACTTTTCACAGACCATAGCGGTCGGTGACGGGGCCAACGATCTTGCCATGATCATGGATGCCGGGGCGGGCGTTGCCCTTCATGCCAAACCAGCCGTGGCCGCTCAGGCGCAGCATGTCATCAACCACGGCGACCTCACCGCGCTCCTGTTCCTTCAGGGCTACAAGGCAGAAGACTTCATTCTGGGCTAG